CTGCGATCTGCCCCTTATTACAGCAAGTCTCCTTGAGAAAATCTGGGAGAACCGGGACAGTGAAAAAGATATCATAGCTCCCGAGTCTGATGCCCACCTTCAAGTGACTTGCGCCTTTTATCACCGTAGACTTGCTGAGACCGTTGAGGCTTTCATTTCGAATGGCCAACTCAGCCTTTATCACTTTGTCAAGACTGTAAAATGCAATAAGGTGTCTATGCCTGAGAAACAATTTTTCAATATGAATGCTCCGGAAGATTTAGGCACCGCTGAAAAACTGCTAAGAAATGAGTGAGGTGAAAAAACTTCTGATCAAGGTAAAACCTAACGCTCGGGAGAACAGTCTAAGACAGTTCCAGAATGGCACCTGGCTTGCGGAAGTGAAAGCACCACCCAAAGACAGCAAGGCCAACAGAGCCGTGATTGAGCTGATCGCCAAACAGTTTAAAGTGACCAAGTCCCGAGTCTCCATCAAGAGCGGCAAAACCGGGCGCATCAAACTTATTCAGCTGGATATCTGAAAAACCTTTCTGCAGTGGTGATTTACATCAAATAGGAGATACGCTTTATGAATACCAGGACTATTGCATTTCATAAGACAATATTTGTAGCTGCGCTGCTGTTGCTTATGGGTTGCTCAGGAACGGTCCCACCCGCTTTCCAGCACAGTTTCAATAACAGGCCAACACCGTGGACGCATAATCGGTTTGACAATGTAGAGGATAAGTTCACTTTTGCCATATTTTCAGATCTGAACGGTGGTGAGCGTGAGAAGGTGTTCGAAATTGCGGTGGCACAGCTCTCTCTCCTGCGTCCTGAACTTATCCTCAGTGTAGGAGACCTCATCAATGGGGGTACTGAAAACAGGGAAACATTACGACAGGAATGGGGTTCCTTCGATGAAAGGGCCTCTCAAGCTATGGCTCCTGTATTTTATGTGGGAGGTAATCACGATCTGACAAACCAAACCATGCGAGATGTCTGGACCGAACGGTACGGCGCCCGGTATTACCACTTTGTCTACAGGAACGTGCTGTTCCTGGCCCTGGACAGTGAAGACTATTCAGATGAGCGGATGCGGGAGATCTATCTGGCCCGTGCCGCATACCTGGAAGCGAGAGACAGGGTCGAACCAGAACAAGCCCAGGCAATGGAATACATAAAAATGCCTGAAAGGCGAACCGGTGAAATTGGAAAAGAACAGTCTGAATATTTTCTTAAAGCCATCGCCGATTACCCTGATGTAGACTGGACATTCTTGTTCATACATAAGCCGGTTTGGTTGAGAG
Above is a genomic segment from Candidatus Neomarinimicrobiota bacterium containing:
- a CDS encoding DUF167 domain-containing protein — encoded protein: MSEVKKLLIKVKPNARENSLRQFQNGTWLAEVKAPPKDSKANRAVIELIAKQFKVTKSRVSIKSGKTGRIKLIQLDI
- a CDS encoding serine/threonine protein phosphatase, whose translation is MNTRTIAFHKTIFVAALLLLMGCSGTVPPAFQHSFNNRPTPWTHNRFDNVEDKFTFAIFSDLNGGEREKVFEIAVAQLSLLRPELILSVGDLINGGTENRETLRQEWGSFDERASQAMAPVFYVGGNHDLTNQTMRDVWTERYGARYYHFVYRNVLFLALDSEDYSDERMREIYLARAAYLEARDRVEPEQAQAMEYIKMPERRTGEIGKEQSEYFLKAIADYPDVDWTFLFIHKPVWLRDDEPEFSAIESALSNRPYTLFNGHFHTYSHTVKNGRDYIMLGTTGGAQGENNDMAFDHVTLVTMTRDGPTIGNVRLDGILDKTGHIPAGGDNLCFQASKCKDTDE